Proteins encoded by one window of Cannabis sativa cultivar Pink pepper isolate KNU-18-1 chromosome 4, ASM2916894v1, whole genome shotgun sequence:
- the LOC133036781 gene encoding uncharacterized protein LOC133036781, with the protein MVSWKIWTVRNDIVWNGKTSSALEVVRSTRTTLDQWISAQSQKMGALLLDDINNVREHSKKPMLHMVKVNVDGAIFQPENKFGYGCVARDSNGHLIEAISGSRFGLMQPEVAEIRACDT; encoded by the exons ATGGTGAGTTGGAAAATCTGGACCGTCCGAAATGATATTGTGTGGAATGGAAAAACTTCTTCTGCTTTAGAAGTGGTGCGATCAACTAGAACAACTCTTGACCAATGGATTAGTGCTCAATCACAAAAAATGGGAGCATTGTTATTAGATGATATTAATAATGTTAGAGAGCACTCAAAGAAACCAATGTTACATATGGTTAAGGTTAATGTTGATGGCGCTATCTTTCAACCAGAGAACAAGTTTGGTTATGGTTGTGTGGCCCGAGATTCAAATGGTCATCTTATTGAAGCTATTTCGGGAAGCCGTTTTGGTTTGATGCAACCTGAAGTAGCGGAGATTAGGGCT TGTGACACTTAA
- the LOC115715100 gene encoding non-specific lipid transfer protein GPI-anchored 1, protein MMMMKREMSFVSFLVIFVVLMRSSSIVVECAVSIPEKCGSDFQKLAVCLTYATGKAATPTKDCCDSVKGIKDSEPECLCFIMQQTHSGNDKIKSMGIQETKLIQLPSTCALKNASLAECPKLLGLAPNSPDAAIFTNANATSATPAASATPSTTGTGSSQPQTSNSDSSTIQLGPCIAALLAMAMAAIGAFA, encoded by the exons atgatgatgatgaaaagGGAGATGAGTTTTGTGTCGTTTTTGGTGATATTTGTCGTTTTAATGAGGAGTAGTAGTATTGTGGTGGAGTGTGCTGTGTCGATACCAGAGAAGTGTGGTAGTGATTTTCAAAAGCTGGCTGTTTGCCTGACCTACGCGACGGGAAAGGCGGCGACTCCGACGAAGGACTGTTGTGATTCTGTGAAGGGTATAAAAGATAGTGAGCCAGAGTGCTTGTGTTTCATTATGCAACAAACACATAGTGGAAACGACAAGATTAAGAGTATGGGTATTCAGGAGACTAAGCTTATTCAGTTACCTTCTACTTGTGCCTTGAAAAACGCTAGCCTTGCTGAATGTCCAA AGCTTCTAGGCTTAGCCCCTAACTCCCCGGACGCTGCCATATTCACAAACGCAAATGCCACATCAGCAACACCTGCGGCTTCGGCGACGCCCTCCACAACAGGAACAGGATCATCCCAACCCCAGACAAGTAACAGCGACTCTAGCACGATTCAGCTTGGGCCTTGCATTGCTGCTCTGCTAGCAATGGCTATGGCCGCCATTGGAGCTTTTGCCTGA
- the LOC115715098 gene encoding YTH domain-containing protein ECT4 isoform X2 — MSYRPYAPSSMRRHGHFNSPQPFPTSDYQSPVSPNAQYGAALSSVTQAALPIEFNQCTNSEIARPRRGPSPLEYSGRESNLIENFDGFSLMQQGFERLGINGLWSDVSKPMNNQSSLIQMLPAAASSKQVDLQELPELSFKMAFQHEGLVYGSSSCTSSYKGYCNDDYRCSHKSVSNYRPGSNGQTWSVSKEAKEGGKHDLLCSCTGMLATQTAQNRGPRALKKKSLTAANGSIINESKNGTSPNVYNGNLNLLDTSIKYRDAKFFVIKSYSEDNVHRSIKYSVWASTPSGNKKLDAAYRDTKEKEQDIPIFLLFSVNASAQFCGVAEMVGPVDFDNSVDYWQQDKWTGQFPVKWHIIKDVPNSQFRHIILKDNDNKPVTNSRDTQEVELQLGIDMLNIFKNYEALSSILDDFDFYEERQKSTWVRKVGRQANSTSLLENRGKMLHHPNMSCHFPLSYSRQF; from the exons ATGTCGTACAGACCATATGCTCCCTCTTCTATGAGGCGTCATGGCCACTTTAACTCGCCACAACCATTTCCCACCTCAGATTACCAGTCACCAGTTTCTCCAAATGCTCAATACGGTGCTGCATTAAGTTCAGTTACTCAGGCAGCATTACCAATTGAGTTCAATCAATGTACGAACAGTGAGATTGCTCGGCCAAGACGAGGTCCATCGCCACTTGAATATTCTGGTAGAGAAAGCAACCTTATTGAAAATTTTGATGGTTTTAGTTTGATGCAGCAAGGATTCGAGAGGTTAGGAATCAATGGATTATGGTCAGACGTGTCTAAACCTATGAATAATCAGAGTTCTCTAATACAAATGTTACCTGCAGCTGCTTCTTCAAAGCAAGTTGATTTACAGGAATTGCCTGAACTTAGTTTTAAAATG GCTTTTCAACATGAAGGACTAGTATATGGCTCCAGTTCTTGTACAAGTTCCTATAAAGGCTACTGTAATGATGATTACCGCTGTAGCCATAAAAGTGTATCAAATTACAGGCCAGGGAGTAATGGACAAACCTGGTCTGTAAGTAAGGAGGCCAAGGAAGGAGGAAAGCATGATCTTTTATGCAGTTGTACAGGTATGCTAGCAACACAAACTGCTCAAAATAGGGGTCCTAGGGCTTTGAAGAAAAAAAGCCTGACTGCAGCAAATGGTTCCATCATTAATGAAAGCAAGAATGGAACATCCCCAAATGTTTATAATGGGAATTTGAATCTGCTGGACACTTCCATCAAGTATAGGGATGCAAAGTTCTTTGTCATCAAATCTTACAGTGAAGATAATGTCCATAGGAGCATAAAATATAGTGTTTGGGCAAGCACTCCAAGTGGCAACAAGAAATTAGATGCTGCATATCGTgacacaaaagaaaaagagcAAGACATTCCAATATTTCTGCTATTTTCA GTTAATGCTAGTGCCCAATTCTGTGGAGTAGCTGAGATGGTAGGGCCTGTAGATTTTGACAACAGTGTGGACTATTGGCAGCAAGACAAATGGACTGGGCAATTTCCTGTCAAGTGGCATATAATAAAAGATGTTCCAAACAGTCAGTTTCGTCACATCATACTCAAGGACAATGACAATAAGCCCGTTACTAACAGTAGAGATACTCAAGAG GTGGAATTGCAGCTTGGTATTGATATGCTGAACATTTTCAAGAACTATGAAGCTCTTTCCTCCATCTTGGATGACTTTGATTTCTACGAAGAACGACAGAAATCGACGTGGGTAAGAAAGGTTGGTCGGCAAGCAAACTCAACTTCGTTGCTTGAAAATAGAGGTAAGATGCTGCATCATCCCAACATGTCATGTCACTTTCCATTGTCTTACTCAAGACAATTTTAA
- the LOC115715098 gene encoding YTH domain-containing protein ECT4 isoform X1, whose amino-acid sequence MAALPSTVDSVNSNGYENPTGLWSRSYHSVYDQNPYVIFQSYENTPQMSYRPYAPSSMRRHGHFNSPQPFPTSDYQSPVSPNAQYGAALSSVTQAALPIEFNQCTNSEIARPRRGPSPLEYSGRESNLIENFDGFSLMQQGFERLGINGLWSDVSKPMNNQSSLIQMLPAAASSKQVDLQELPELSFKMAFQHEGLVYGSSSCTSSYKGYCNDDYRCSHKSVSNYRPGSNGQTWSVSKEAKEGGKHDLLCSCTGMLATQTAQNRGPRALKKKSLTAANGSIINESKNGTSPNVYNGNLNLLDTSIKYRDAKFFVIKSYSEDNVHRSIKYSVWASTPSGNKKLDAAYRDTKEKEQDIPIFLLFSVNASAQFCGVAEMVGPVDFDNSVDYWQQDKWTGQFPVKWHIIKDVPNSQFRHIILKDNDNKPVTNSRDTQEVELQLGIDMLNIFKNYEALSSILDDFDFYEERQKSTWVRKVGRQANSTSLLENRGKMLHHPNMSCHFPLSYSRQF is encoded by the exons ATGGCTGCACTCCCGTCCACCGTTGATTCTGTAAACTCAAACG GTTATGAGAATCCAACAGGTTTATGGAGCAGATCATATCAT AGCGTCTATGATCAAAACCCTTATGTTATATTTCAAAGTTACGAAAACACTCCTCAAATGTCGTACAGACCATATGCTCCCTCTTCTATGAGGCGTCATGGCCACTTTAACTCGCCACAACCATTTCCCACCTCAGATTACCAGTCACCAGTTTCTCCAAATGCTCAATACGGTGCTGCATTAAGTTCAGTTACTCAGGCAGCATTACCAATTGAGTTCAATCAATGTACGAACAGTGAGATTGCTCGGCCAAGACGAGGTCCATCGCCACTTGAATATTCTGGTAGAGAAAGCAACCTTATTGAAAATTTTGATGGTTTTAGTTTGATGCAGCAAGGATTCGAGAGGTTAGGAATCAATGGATTATGGTCAGACGTGTCTAAACCTATGAATAATCAGAGTTCTCTAATACAAATGTTACCTGCAGCTGCTTCTTCAAAGCAAGTTGATTTACAGGAATTGCCTGAACTTAGTTTTAAAATG GCTTTTCAACATGAAGGACTAGTATATGGCTCCAGTTCTTGTACAAGTTCCTATAAAGGCTACTGTAATGATGATTACCGCTGTAGCCATAAAAGTGTATCAAATTACAGGCCAGGGAGTAATGGACAAACCTGGTCTGTAAGTAAGGAGGCCAAGGAAGGAGGAAAGCATGATCTTTTATGCAGTTGTACAGGTATGCTAGCAACACAAACTGCTCAAAATAGGGGTCCTAGGGCTTTGAAGAAAAAAAGCCTGACTGCAGCAAATGGTTCCATCATTAATGAAAGCAAGAATGGAACATCCCCAAATGTTTATAATGGGAATTTGAATCTGCTGGACACTTCCATCAAGTATAGGGATGCAAAGTTCTTTGTCATCAAATCTTACAGTGAAGATAATGTCCATAGGAGCATAAAATATAGTGTTTGGGCAAGCACTCCAAGTGGCAACAAGAAATTAGATGCTGCATATCGTgacacaaaagaaaaagagcAAGACATTCCAATATTTCTGCTATTTTCA GTTAATGCTAGTGCCCAATTCTGTGGAGTAGCTGAGATGGTAGGGCCTGTAGATTTTGACAACAGTGTGGACTATTGGCAGCAAGACAAATGGACTGGGCAATTTCCTGTCAAGTGGCATATAATAAAAGATGTTCCAAACAGTCAGTTTCGTCACATCATACTCAAGGACAATGACAATAAGCCCGTTACTAACAGTAGAGATACTCAAGAG GTGGAATTGCAGCTTGGTATTGATATGCTGAACATTTTCAAGAACTATGAAGCTCTTTCCTCCATCTTGGATGACTTTGATTTCTACGAAGAACGACAGAAATCGACGTGGGTAAGAAAGGTTGGTCGGCAAGCAAACTCAACTTCGTTGCTTGAAAATAGAGGTAAGATGCTGCATCATCCCAACATGTCATGTCACTTTCCATTGTCTTACTCAAGACAATTTTAA